From Cellulophaga lytica DSM 7489, a single genomic window includes:
- a CDS encoding SusC/RagA family TonB-linked outer membrane protein, producing the protein MKKLYFFLTLSLGCLSTMLAQVTVKGTVVSNADGLPISGAAVTIKGKTTTGTATDFDGNFTLQLKEENGVLVISSLGFASKEVAYNGNQTIAVSLDEATNSLDEVVLIGYGSTKKGDLTSAIGTAANVGTITSRPVGNYKEFLQGNIAGVTVLSSGGDPTSTASIKIRGIGTLNSESPLVVVDGLPYSGPEINPNDIASISVLKDAASAAIYGAQAASGVIVIETKKGKTGKPRLNVNYYTGIKTASNLPTPLTAQQQSEVYNLAADNAGVPRQSAHDAAQNPYGQVNRTNWIDAIFRDATVNNLNVDLSGAGEKYNYYTSFAFRDREGVLEGTSSQNYSLRLKSDFNITNKITVGENIYFSRDEAYGTNTDNPYSGTIINAIYMPSASPTRYEDGSFAGVVPENLSQFAGAYGDVYNPLALLLRPTKESPKTFINANVYFKYDLLDGLAFKSSYSYSYRDNKTKEFYPRVPELGRSNSQNSLLQTNTTQNKWIWDNQLSYNKSFGNHNLNATAIYSAQKTKGDYIYLRGTGFSSEEPFNQYMQNAELLNKPSNNPFEEALTSAIGRVMYNYNNKYYISGSIRTDESSRLAVENQSDTFTSVSAGWRISNESFFNIDAINDLKFRASWGEIGNIQSISGYYPFDVPVASSNVVMGENGAYFDNVGSYVQRNANRNLKWETAESLDFGLDASLFNNSLSLTVDYFEKTTKGMIIPGLADINQGISPADVNGGQVKNTGLEVSATYTNTNGALNYSINANATTIKNELENLDGYASIGQDVFYHTDNVRSVLVPYQTQVGGALYTPYLIPQLGIFNTQAEIDAYTKDGNLIQPNARPGDFKFQDTNNDGKIGSEDRKYYDAYQPKVTYNLGANLDYKGFDFNVILQGVAGVKAFNGYKFTTYNGALSGYNLDNRVLDAWSPTNTDTDIPIISTKDDNKNFGTASSWYLEDASYLRIKNVTLGYTFNNKVMDKLSKGSSLRMYVSGENLVTFTKYTGLDPEVGGKGLDIAKYPVAKTFTLGLLLSL; encoded by the coding sequence ATGAAAAAATTATACTTTTTTCTAACACTCAGTTTAGGGTGTTTATCTACCATGCTAGCGCAGGTAACAGTAAAAGGCACAGTGGTGTCTAACGCAGACGGATTACCAATATCTGGTGCCGCAGTAACTATTAAAGGTAAAACTACAACAGGTACTGCAACAGATTTTGATGGTAACTTTACTTTACAGTTAAAAGAAGAAAATGGAGTATTGGTAATATCTTCATTAGGTTTTGCTAGTAAAGAAGTTGCTTATAATGGTAACCAAACAATTGCTGTAAGTTTAGATGAAGCAACAAACTCTTTAGATGAGGTTGTACTTATAGGTTACGGATCTACTAAAAAAGGAGATTTAACCTCGGCAATTGGTACAGCGGCAAATGTGGGTACAATTACAAGTAGACCAGTTGGTAATTATAAGGAGTTTTTACAAGGTAACATAGCAGGTGTTACTGTATTAAGTTCTGGTGGTGATCCAACAAGTACAGCTAGTATAAAAATTAGAGGTATTGGTACATTAAACTCGGAGTCTCCTTTAGTGGTTGTAGATGGTTTACCATATAGTGGTCCAGAAATTAACCCTAATGACATTGCGTCTATATCTGTATTAAAAGATGCTGCTTCTGCTGCAATTTATGGTGCACAAGCTGCATCTGGTGTAATTGTGATAGAAACTAAAAAAGGAAAAACAGGAAAACCTAGGTTAAATGTTAACTACTATACTGGTATAAAAACAGCATCTAATTTGCCAACACCTTTAACTGCACAGCAACAGTCAGAGGTGTATAACTTAGCAGCAGATAATGCAGGTGTGCCAAGACAATCTGCTCATGACGCAGCGCAAAACCCATACGGACAAGTAAACCGTACAAATTGGATTGATGCTATTTTTAGAGATGCAACTGTAAATAACTTAAATGTAGATTTAAGTGGAGCAGGAGAAAAATACAATTACTATACTTCTTTTGCTTTTAGAGATAGAGAAGGTGTGTTAGAGGGTACTAGTTCTCAAAACTATAGTTTAAGGCTAAAATCTGACTTTAACATTACAAATAAAATTACAGTAGGTGAAAATATTTATTTCTCTAGAGATGAAGCTTACGGTACTAATACAGATAATCCATATTCTGGTACTATAATAAACGCAATTTATATGCCATCTGCATCACCAACACGTTATGAAGATGGAAGTTTTGCAGGTGTTGTACCAGAAAACTTATCTCAGTTTGCAGGTGCTTACGGAGATGTTTACAACCCATTAGCTTTATTGTTAAGACCAACAAAAGAGTCTCCTAAAACATTTATAAATGCAAACGTATATTTTAAGTATGATTTGTTAGATGGTTTAGCATTTAAATCAAGCTACTCATATTCTTACAGAGATAATAAAACAAAAGAGTTTTATCCTCGTGTACCAGAGTTAGGCCGTAGTAATAGTCAAAATTCATTATTACAAACAAATACTACTCAAAATAAATGGATTTGGGACAACCAACTTTCTTACAACAAGTCTTTTGGTAACCACAATTTAAATGCAACAGCAATTTATTCTGCTCAAAAAACAAAAGGAGATTATATATACCTGCGCGGGACAGGTTTTTCATCAGAAGAGCCATTTAACCAATACATGCAAAATGCTGAGTTGTTAAATAAACCAAGTAATAACCCTTTTGAGGAAGCATTAACTTCTGCAATAGGTAGGGTTATGTATAACTACAACAATAAGTATTATATATCTGGTAGTATACGTACAGATGAGTCTTCTAGACTAGCAGTAGAAAACCAGTCAGATACTTTTACATCTGTATCTGCAGGTTGGAGAATTTCTAACGAGTCTTTCTTTAATATAGATGCAATAAACGATTTAAAATTTAGAGCATCTTGGGGAGAAATAGGAAACATACAGTCTATTAGTGGTTATTATCCTTTTGATGTTCCTGTAGCTAGTAGTAACGTAGTTATGGGAGAAAATGGTGCTTATTTTGATAATGTTGGTAGCTACGTACAAAGAAATGCAAACAGAAATTTAAAGTGGGAAACAGCAGAGTCTTTAGATTTTGGTTTAGATGCATCTTTATTTAACAACAGTTTAAGCTTAACTGTAGATTATTTTGAAAAAACAACCAAAGGAATGATTATTCCTGGTTTAGCAGATATTAACCAAGGTATATCTCCTGCAGATGTAAATGGCGGACAAGTAAAAAACACAGGTTTAGAGGTTTCTGCTACTTATACAAATACAAACGGAGCCTTAAACTATAGTATTAATGCCAATGCAACAACTATTAAAAATGAGTTAGAGAACTTAGATGGTTACGCATCAATTGGTCAGGATGTTTTTTATCATACAGACAATGTAAGAAGCGTATTAGTTCCTTACCAAACACAAGTTGGTGGTGCATTATATACGCCATATTTAATTCCGCAATTAGGCATATTTAATACACAAGCAGAAATAGATGCTTATACTAAAGATGGTAATTTAATACAACCAAACGCAAGGCCAGGAGATTTTAAATTTCAAGATACTAATAACGATGGTAAAATAGGCTCTGAAGACCGTAAGTACTATGATGCTTACCAACCTAAAGTAACCTATAATTTGGGTGCAAACTTAGACTACAAAGGGTTCGATTTTAATGTTATTTTACAAGGCGTAGCAGGTGTTAAGGCTTTTAACGGTTATAAATTTACAACCTATAATGGCGCATTATCTGGGTATAATTTAGATAACAGAGTTTTAGATGCTTGGTCACCAACAAATACAGATACAGATATTCCTATTATTTCTACAAAGGATGATAATAAAAACTTTGGTACTGCATCTAGCTGGTATTTAGAAGATGCATCATACTTACGTATTAAAAACGTAACCTTAGGATACACTTTTAACAATAAGGTAATGGATAAACTATCTAAAGGTTCATCATTAAGAATGTATGTGTCAGGAGAAAACTTAGTAACGTTTACAAAGTATACAGGTTTAGATCCAGAAGTAGGTGGTAAAGGATTAGATATTGCTAAATATCCTGTAGCAAAAACATTCACATTAGGATTATTACTGTCATTATAA
- a CDS encoding RagB/SusD family nutrient uptake outer membrane protein: MKNTYKKLGLIALGVLGLNLTSCSDDFTNLEPLGKVSNESFWKTETDAVQAANGLYLLMSDQEMFGRGFFWYINASDDMITGRIKATADVIKDFNIDGSEGSYTSTCYTKSYQVIRRANDILLNVPEMEISESTKNRVLGEAYFMRAFSYFWVAHTYGDDVNGGVPIITVDNMFDEGGSYVRPASVVENYKQIEEDLKKAAELLPLFTDYSAEDYGRPHKDAALGYLAKTNLYWAAYDASRYEEVVKYADAVATSGSGRALIDTDNPEVDYRELHSHLNNWTSEYIWSVNSGVDRGSILSGVMLENKGWGKYNGWGYYTPSEGLYNEYETGDVRRGVTILNFGDEFKYFGEDKRYQSENSISGFQFNKYMYEFQFENPIGQYVNSNGDNPTTVYNVPLMRYAEVLLMKAEALIADGKNGDEPLNMVRDRAGLAPITNATMEDLKHERRVELAGEFANRHFDLVRWGDAAATYAEPIYGRIYTDRSNPDSPYTSEIVWPARNFDASYMNVWPIPNTVIESSGIPQNKGW, encoded by the coding sequence ATGAAAAATACATATAAAAAATTAGGATTAATTGCTTTGGGTGTTTTAGGGTTAAACCTAACCTCTTGCTCAGACGATTTTACAAACTTAGAGCCTTTGGGTAAGGTGTCTAACGAGAGTTTCTGGAAAACAGAAACAGATGCTGTACAGGCTGCAAATGGTTTATACTTGTTAATGTCTGACCAAGAAATGTTTGGTAGAGGTTTTTTCTGGTACATTAACGCATCTGATGATATGATTACAGGTCGTATTAAAGCCACAGCAGATGTTATAAAAGATTTTAATATTGATGGTAGTGAAGGAAGTTATACCTCTACTTGTTACACAAAATCTTACCAAGTAATAAGACGTGCAAATGATATTTTATTAAACGTTCCAGAAATGGAAATATCAGAAAGTACTAAAAACCGTGTTCTAGGTGAAGCGTATTTTATGCGTGCCTTTAGTTACTTTTGGGTAGCACATACTTATGGTGATGATGTAAATGGTGGTGTGCCAATTATTACTGTAGATAATATGTTTGATGAAGGAGGTAGTTACGTAAGACCTGCTTCTGTTGTAGAAAACTACAAGCAAATTGAAGAGGATTTAAAAAAGGCAGCAGAATTGTTACCGTTGTTTACAGATTATAGTGCAGAAGATTATGGTCGTCCTCATAAAGATGCAGCCTTAGGTTATTTAGCTAAAACAAACTTATACTGGGCAGCTTATGATGCATCTAGGTATGAAGAAGTTGTAAAATATGCAGATGCAGTTGCAACATCTGGTTCAGGAAGAGCTTTAATAGATACAGACAATCCAGAGGTAGATTACAGAGAGTTACACAGTCATTTAAATAACTGGACAAGCGAGTACATTTGGTCTGTAAACTCTGGTGTAGACCGTGGTAGTATTTTATCTGGTGTAATGTTAGAAAACAAAGGCTGGGGTAAATACAACGGTTGGGGTTATTACACTCCGTCTGAAGGGTTGTATAATGAGTATGAAACAGGAGATGTACGTAGAGGTGTTACTATTTTAAATTTTGGTGATGAATTTAAGTACTTTGGTGAAGATAAAAGATACCAATCAGAAAATTCAATCTCAGGTTTCCAGTTTAACAAATACATGTATGAGTTTCAGTTTGAAAACCCTATTGGGCAATACGTAAATTCTAACGGAGATAACCCAACTACAGTTTACAATGTACCATTAATGCGTTATGCAGAAGTGTTGTTAATGAAAGCAGAAGCTTTAATTGCAGATGGTAAAAACGGAGACGAGCCACTAAATATGGTTAGAGATAGAGCCGGTTTAGCACCAATAACAAATGCTACTATGGAAGACCTTAAACATGAACGTAGAGTAGAATTAGCAGGTGAATTTGCAAACAGACATTTTGATTTGGTACGTTGGGGAGATGCGGCTGCTACTTATGCAGAACCTATTTATGGAAGAATTTACACAGACAGGTCTAACCCAGATTCTCCATACACATCAGAAATAGTATGGCCTGCCAGAAATTTTGATGCATCTTATATGAATGTGTGGCCTATACCAAATACTGTTATAGAGTCATCTGGAATACCACAAAACAAAGGTTGGTAA
- a CDS encoding alkaline phosphatase, with protein MISFAQKENQILIHSHNDYLQNIPFWNALSSGANIIEADVWLTKNKLFVAHTKKEIIPNNTLQSLYLDPLQQAVNNKQLTTSNVILMIDVKSDAEKTIQKIITVLKKYTVLTSHKNIKFLISGNRPKPSTYYTYPSYIYFDHQELNNTLSPKNWDKVGMVSTSFKKYSVWNGKGRLTHTDYDVISNVIASVKKLNKPFRFWATPDSKTAWRTFVEMGVNVINTDMPYKCVTYVKTLNKRTLTTQSLSKTYIPTYVSDKKNKPIKNVILMIGDGMGLSQITAATIANKGQLTLTQLKSVGLLKTQSADDLVTDSAAAGTAIATGQKTNNRAIGTDVNGKPLPTLVEVLGNANFLTGIITTDKITGATPSAFYAKAIDRDNTAQIAKDLLKSNLNFFAGGGASLYKNLPLEKEFTIVNDVLKVGENTSKKLGVFLADKGVPSVMDGRGNLLAQTTKEALSFLNRKSTPFFLMVEAAQIDSFGHFNNTKGIITETIDFDKAIAEAIKFADSNEETLVIITADHETSGFGIASGNGNHQKVEGNFITHDHTATMVPVFAYGPKSNNFTGVFENTEVFYKILEALEVKK; from the coding sequence ATGATTTCTTTTGCTCAAAAAGAAAATCAAATTCTTATTCATTCTCATAATGATTATCTACAAAATATTCCATTCTGGAATGCGCTATCTAGCGGAGCCAATATTATAGAGGCAGACGTTTGGTTAACAAAAAACAAATTGTTTGTAGCCCACACAAAAAAAGAAATAATACCAAACAATACGCTACAAAGCTTGTATTTAGACCCTTTGCAACAAGCTGTAAATAACAAGCAGTTAACAACATCTAATGTAATTTTAATGATAGATGTTAAATCTGATGCAGAAAAAACAATTCAAAAAATTATAACTGTATTAAAAAAATATACAGTATTAACATCACATAAAAATATTAAGTTTTTAATATCTGGTAACAGACCTAAACCAAGCACTTATTACACTTACCCAAGTTATATTTATTTTGATCATCAAGAGTTAAACAATACCCTATCTCCTAAAAACTGGGATAAAGTTGGTATGGTTAGTACAAGTTTTAAAAAATATTCTGTTTGGAACGGTAAAGGAAGATTAACACATACAGATTATGATGTGATAAGCAACGTAATTGCTTCAGTAAAAAAGCTAAATAAACCTTTTAGGTTTTGGGCTACACCAGATTCTAAAACAGCATGGAGAACATTTGTAGAGATGGGTGTAAATGTTATAAATACAGATATGCCGTACAAATGTGTAACTTATGTAAAAACATTAAATAAACGTACATTAACAACACAATCCTTATCAAAAACTTATATACCTACTTATGTTTCTGATAAGAAAAACAAGCCCATAAAAAACGTTATTTTAATGATTGGTGACGGTATGGGCTTGTCTCAAATAACGGCAGCAACAATTGCAAATAAAGGGCAATTAACACTTACGCAGTTAAAATCTGTTGGGTTACTAAAAACCCAATCTGCAGATGATTTAGTTACAGATTCTGCTGCTGCTGGTACAGCTATTGCTACAGGGCAAAAAACAAACAACAGAGCTATTGGCACAGATGTTAATGGTAAACCATTACCAACTTTAGTAGAAGTATTAGGTAACGCTAATTTTTTAACAGGTATTATAACTACAGATAAAATTACAGGTGCAACACCTTCTGCATTTTATGCAAAGGCAATAGATAGAGATAATACAGCACAAATAGCAAAAGATTTATTAAAAAGCAATCTTAATTTTTTTGCTGGTGGCGGGGCTAGTTTGTATAAAAATTTACCGCTAGAGAAAGAATTTACTATAGTAAATGATGTTTTAAAAGTAGGGGAGAACACGTCAAAAAAATTAGGAGTTTTTTTAGCAGACAAAGGAGTGCCATCGGTTATGGATGGTAGAGGTAACTTATTAGCGCAAACAACCAAAGAAGCATTATCTTTTTTAAACCGTAAAAGCACCCCATTTTTTTTAATGGTAGAAGCTGCACAAATAGATTCTTTTGGGCATTTTAATAACACTAAAGGCATTATAACAGAGACTATAGATTTTGATAAGGCTATAGCAGAAGCAATAAAGTTTGCAGATAGTAATGAAGAAACCTTAGTAATTATAACTGCAGATCATGAAACATCTGGTTTTGGTATTGCAAGTGGTAACGGTAACCACCAAAAAGTAGAAGGAAATTTTATAACTCATGACCATACTGCTACAATGGTTCCTGTTTTTGCGTACGGACCAAAGTCAAATAATTTTACAGGAGTTTTTGAAAACACAGAGGTGTTTTATAAAATATTAGAGGCATTAGAAGTAAAAAAATAG
- a CDS encoding RNA polymerase sigma factor, whose translation MSPPLNSDINFINALKSGNTSAYNKLVNDYHQKLCVYALNLTHDRSEAEDIVQNVFMRVWRKRDKLKANFSIQSFLYKSVYNEFIDHYRKQKNVFPLEKKYLDALHHLVEETDVVSFDNLIKKVKQEIQNLPPKCKNVFLLSKQEGLTNIEIAEYLNISIKTVEAQITKAFYILRTKINKKKDSNLFLYFSILKLKRVLLFKS comes from the coding sequence ATGAGTCCCCCATTAAATAGCGACATTAATTTTATAAATGCACTTAAGTCTGGAAATACTTCTGCATACAACAAGCTTGTTAATGATTACCACCAGAAACTTTGCGTTTATGCGCTTAACCTTACACATGACCGTAGTGAGGCAGAAGATATTGTGCAAAATGTTTTTATGAGAGTTTGGCGCAAGCGAGACAAGCTAAAGGCCAATTTTTCTATACAGAGTTTTTTGTATAAATCTGTATATAATGAGTTTATAGATCATTATAGAAAACAAAAAAATGTTTTTCCTTTAGAAAAAAAGTATTTAGATGCTTTACACCATTTGGTAGAAGAAACAGATGTTGTCTCCTTTGATAATCTTATTAAAAAGGTAAAACAAGAAATACAAAATTTACCACCTAAATGTAAAAATGTTTTTTTATTAAGCAAGCAAGAAGGGTTAACTAATATAGAAATTGCAGAGTATTTAAATATTTCTATAAAAACAGTAGAAGCCCAAATAACTAAGGCTTTTTATATTTTACGTACTAAGATTAATAAGAAAAAGGATAGTAATTTATTTTTATATTTTTCTATCTTAAAACTAAAAAGAGTACTGCTTTTTAAAAGTTAA
- a CDS encoding FecR family protein, whose product MKKKITKLDKLIAKYLTRESTKKELDGLEELLNNDLNNEKFLKEYIKINVVSDYVLQKFNTEKARQQLLDTIKEDKKKAKQAKIFTLIKYSTAAAVAVLVMSGIFFKTSLFNKTGAEPVQVSHNIKVGSNKATLSLEDGSLVVLENGKEVNVGKAKSNGKELKYTAGRKKGKTIYNSLTIPRGGEYALQLSDGTKVWLNSETKIKYPVYFKKGMSRSVELVYGEAYFDVSPSENHNGDGFNVVTNQQNIAVLGTEFNIKAYKNENFIYSTLVEGRIMLENGSYKADMQPGQQAVIANGIAEKVEVYNVNVENEIAWRKGNFNFKNKSLIEITKVLSRWYDVDFVIENKDLENINFKGVLGKTQDIETILQIIKNTSNINAYEIKNRIIYIK is encoded by the coding sequence ATGAAAAAGAAAATAACAAAATTAGATAAGTTAATAGCTAAGTACCTTACTAGAGAGTCTACTAAAAAAGAGCTCGATGGTTTAGAGGAGTTACTTAATAACGACTTAAATAATGAAAAGTTTCTAAAGGAATATATAAAAATAAATGTTGTATCAGATTATGTATTACAAAAGTTTAATACAGAAAAAGCAAGGCAACAATTGTTAGATACTATTAAAGAAGATAAAAAGAAAGCAAAGCAAGCTAAAATTTTTACTTTAATAAAATATTCCACAGCTGCAGCTGTAGCGGTACTTGTAATGTCTGGTATATTTTTTAAAACATCTTTATTTAATAAAACAGGAGCAGAGCCAGTACAAGTATCACATAATATAAAAGTGGGTTCTAATAAAGCAACTCTTTCTTTAGAAGATGGCTCTTTAGTAGTTTTAGAAAATGGTAAAGAGGTTAACGTTGGTAAAGCAAAAAGCAACGGTAAAGAACTTAAATATACAGCCGGCAGAAAAAAAGGTAAAACTATTTACAACTCTTTAACTATACCGCGTGGTGGTGAATATGCATTGCAATTGTCTGACGGAACCAAGGTATGGTTAAATTCAGAAACAAAAATAAAGTATCCGGTATATTTTAAAAAAGGAATGTCTAGATCTGTAGAGTTGGTTTATGGCGAGGCTTATTTTGATGTTTCACCTAGTGAAAACCATAACGGAGACGGATTTAATGTTGTTACCAACCAACAAAACATTGCAGTTTTAGGAACCGAGTTTAATATTAAGGCTTATAAAAATGAAAACTTTATCTACTCTACCTTGGTAGAAGGTAGAATTATGCTAGAAAACGGATCTTATAAAGCAGATATGCAGCCAGGGCAACAAGCAGTAATAGCAAATGGTATTGCTGAAAAAGTAGAAGTTTACAATGTTAATGTAGAAAATGAAATTGCTTGGCGAAAAGGTAATTTTAACTTTAAAAATAAATCATTAATAGAAATAACAAAAGTATTGTCTAGGTGGTATGATGTAGATTTTGTAATAGAAAATAAAGACCTAGAAAATATTAACTTTAAAGGAGTACTGGGTAAAACACAGGATATAGAAACAATTTTACAAATTATTAAAAACACAAGTAACATAAATGCCTATGAAATAAAAAATAGAATTATTTACATAAAATAA